From Kamptonema formosum PCC 6407, a single genomic window includes:
- a CDS encoding EAL domain-containing protein, whose protein sequence is MTPKFYRNLRSVLSLAAHFSVFSNGTRLKLFPAILISITVSLLLLLIRQLGGLQELEMATFDRGLRLMGDRGPDPRLLVVSITEEDIQALGRVPLSDRRIAQALAQLQRHQPKVIGLDIYRDVPQEPGHKELLTQLQAPNAIAISKFNDSESMGVPPPPGVPPDRIGFNDLLLDLDGVVRRNLVFLSKPGSKPLYSFSFRLAFFYIKDIVEPKNSTTNPNHIYWGKAKFVPLEPNAGGYTNLDAKGYQILIDYRSPRKVARQISFRQVLKGDFDPNWVKGKIVLIGTTAPSSRDVFLTPYSPIEKQNAKMPGVLLHAQMVSQILSAVLDGEPLFWFWPEWAEFLWAAGWAIVGGILALRIQHPAKLGVVLVIALGTLLAITLGLFTEAGWVPPVEPILALLVTSACVTAYKQLYNAFHDSLTGLPNRALFIERVARAAKNAKHRQYDFFAVFFLDLDRFKVINDSLGHVAGDSLLIALVERLKCCVRISDLVARVGGGDFAILIENIKDVATATSVAERIHEALIIPFNLSGQEILMTVSIGIAVGGSQGETQTGEEDERPEHLLRDAHTAMYRAKALGMGRYQVFNAAMHATAVERLQLETDLRMAVKRQEFLLHYQPFVHLATGKIIGFEALIRWQHPGRGLVSPLKFIPVAEETGLILPIGQWVLEEAMRQLRLWQQQFQFDPPLTMSVNLSAKQFSQPDLVKQIKEILQRTGIEPECLKLEITESVVMDEVESAIAVLNQMKALNVKLGIDDFGTGYSSLSYLSRFPTDTLKVDKSFVGRMEVGSEGMVEKIANPKSRGGENTAIVRTIVMLAHALGMDVIAEGVETAEQLAKLRSLGCEYGQGYFFARPLPSEAATALIASDPEW, encoded by the coding sequence GTGACTCCTAAATTCTATCGAAATCTTCGCTCTGTACTCTCCTTAGCAGCTCACTTCAGCGTTTTCTCCAACGGTACGAGGCTGAAGCTCTTTCCCGCCATACTAATTAGCATAACCGTTAGCTTGCTGCTACTATTAATTCGCCAACTTGGAGGGCTTCAAGAGCTGGAAATGGCGACTTTTGACCGAGGTCTGCGTTTAATGGGCGATCGCGGCCCCGATCCGCGACTGCTAGTAGTGAGTATCACCGAAGAAGATATCCAAGCACTAGGCAGAGTCCCCCTTTCCGATCGCCGGATCGCCCAAGCACTAGCACAACTGCAACGACACCAGCCCAAAGTAATTGGCTTAGACATATATCGCGATGTACCTCAAGAACCAGGACACAAAGAACTCCTAACTCAACTCCAAGCCCCAAACGCGATCGCCATCTCAAAATTTAACGACTCTGAAAGCATGGGAGTCCCGCCGCCGCCAGGAGTACCACCCGATCGTATCGGCTTTAACGACTTGTTGCTTGACCTCGATGGAGTCGTCCGCCGCAACTTAGTTTTTCTCTCAAAACCAGGTAGCAAACCCCTATACTCCTTTTCTTTCCGGCTCGCATTTTTTTACATCAAAGACATAGTTGAACCCAAAAATAGCACTACTAATCCCAACCATATTTACTGGGGCAAAGCCAAGTTTGTACCATTAGAACCCAATGCTGGCGGTTATACTAACCTGGATGCCAAAGGCTACCAAATTCTGATCGATTACCGTTCTCCTCGCAAAGTAGCGCGACAAATCAGCTTTAGGCAAGTATTAAAAGGAGATTTTGACCCCAACTGGGTAAAAGGCAAAATTGTACTCATCGGCACTACTGCCCCCAGCAGTAGAGACGTATTTCTCACCCCCTACAGCCCCATTGAGAAACAAAACGCCAAAATGCCTGGAGTGCTGCTTCACGCCCAAATGGTCAGTCAAATTTTAAGTGCAGTTTTGGACGGCGAGCCCCTGTTTTGGTTCTGGCCAGAGTGGGCAGAATTTTTGTGGGCAGCAGGATGGGCAATTGTGGGCGGAATCCTAGCTTTACGAATTCAACACCCAGCCAAATTGGGGGTGGTTTTAGTAATAGCATTAGGAACTTTACTAGCGATTACCCTTGGATTATTTACAGAGGCAGGGTGGGTGCCACCCGTAGAGCCAATATTGGCATTGCTAGTAACAAGTGCCTGTGTGACTGCCTACAAACAGCTATACAATGCCTTTCACGATTCCCTGACAGGATTGCCTAACCGAGCTTTGTTTATTGAACGGGTTGCTCGCGCTGCCAAAAATGCCAAACATCGCCAGTACGATTTTTTTGCAGTATTTTTTCTGGATTTGGATCGTTTTAAGGTAATTAACGATTCTCTCGGTCATGTCGCGGGGGACAGCTTGCTAATTGCTTTGGTGGAAAGATTGAAGTGTTGCGTGCGAATTAGTGACCTTGTGGCACGAGTGGGAGGGGGAGATTTTGCGATTCTAATTGAAAATATTAAGGATGTTGCTACTGCTACCAGCGTCGCAGAACGGATTCATGAAGCATTAATTATACCTTTTAATTTGAGCGGACAAGAAATATTAATGACGGTGAGTATTGGTATTGCTGTGGGGGGTTCCCAAGGCGAGACGCAAACAGGGGAAGAAGACGAGCGACCAGAGCATTTATTGCGGGATGCTCACACGGCAATGTATCGCGCTAAAGCTTTGGGAATGGGGCGCTATCAGGTGTTTAATGCGGCAATGCACGCAACCGCAGTGGAACGATTGCAGTTAGAGACGGATTTACGAATGGCTGTCAAGCGTCAAGAGTTTTTACTGCACTACCAGCCTTTTGTACATTTAGCTACTGGAAAGATTATCGGTTTTGAAGCGCTGATTCGCTGGCAACATCCGGGACGGGGTTTGGTGTCGCCTCTGAAGTTTATTCCGGTGGCGGAGGAAACGGGTTTGATTTTGCCTATAGGTCAGTGGGTGTTGGAGGAAGCTATGCGCCAATTACGTTTGTGGCAACAGCAGTTTCAGTTCGATCCTCCTTTAACGATGAGTGTGAATTTGTCTGCTAAGCAGTTTTCACAGCCGGATTTGGTGAAACAAATTAAGGAAATCCTGCAACGGACGGGTATTGAACCTGAGTGTTTGAAGTTGGAGATTACGGAAAGTGTGGTAATGGATGAGGTAGAATCTGCGATCGCAGTTCTTAATCAGATGAAGGCGTTAAATGTCAAGTTGGGAATTGATGATTTTGGGACGGGATATTCGTCTTTGAGTTATTTGAGCCGCTTTCCTACTGATACTTTGAAGGTGGATAAGTCTTTTGTGGGTCGCATGGAAGTGGGCTCAGAGGGGATGGTGGAAAAAATCGCTAATCCGAAGTCACGCGGGGGAGAAAATACGGCTATAGTGCGGACTATTGTGATGCTAGCTCACGCTTTGGGGATGGATGTGATTGCTGAGGGGGTGGAAACGGCTGAACAGTTGGCTAAGTTGCGATCGCTTGGCTGTGAATACGGTCAAGGTTATTTCTTTGCTAGGCCGCTTCCGAGTGAGGCGGCAACGGCGCTCATTGCTTCCGATCCTGAGTGGTAA
- a CDS encoding FAD-dependent oxidoreductase — protein sequence MQRQVQGKSLVSLTLSLISLISAISPAIAAPPRTPDKEENCDILVVGGGLSGAATAYESLLAGRTVCLTEITDWVGGQISSQGTSALDERETQRSLLFYPRGYLELRSRIQKHYGRLNPGGCWVSNSCFMPYDGHKILFKMLQDAAKKGKGTLKWFPNTVVKDLDISGNQIKGAIAIQHQPATGTPPINAEPLSQTIEDAYRYENSARFNKTIIRFTPKQSNKPQQTAKSANWYVIDATETGELIGLADVPYRLGIDPRSYLEPSSASPNGDPYCTQGFTYTFAMQATKEPQTHQLPSFYQQYAPYYSYELQRLASFPLVFTYRQIFSTKPDQKRPPNPRDFPIYPGDISMQNWTWGNDYRPGTSTDNLIYTREQLQATGQLQPGGWMGGLRTETLRRGEENAQGFFYWLAVGTTDSQLGNGVKKPYPNLKYLTGLDSPMGTVHGLSKYPYMREGRRIIGRPSLAQPQGFTVWEVDMSRNNFATDFYRQNLSPEQYRDLWLALGGLDAPALAVGDLSVEETKPRSRSFIYPDSVGIGHYAIDFHPCMTNSPPEAPGNTEREGTRKGQGEAYPFQIPLRALIPQKIDNMLVAGKSIATSHTAAAAYRVHSFEWSSGAAAGTTASFALEKGILPYQLVDELPSYEPDLEALQRRLEQQKNQIAFPGTSIFNSSWQKWK from the coding sequence ATGCAGCGTCAAGTGCAAGGCAAATCACTGGTAAGCCTCACCCTCAGCCTGATCTCCCTAATTTCAGCCATTAGTCCCGCAATAGCCGCACCTCCCCGCACGCCAGACAAAGAAGAAAATTGCGACATTCTGGTAGTAGGTGGTGGGCTTTCAGGTGCGGCCACTGCTTACGAAAGCTTACTCGCAGGTCGCACTGTTTGCTTAACTGAAATTACCGACTGGGTAGGCGGGCAAATTTCCTCCCAAGGTACCTCAGCACTTGACGAACGTGAAACCCAGCGATCGCTATTATTCTATCCTCGCGGCTATCTAGAATTGCGATCGCGCATCCAAAAGCATTACGGTAGACTCAATCCCGGCGGCTGTTGGGTCAGTAATTCTTGCTTCATGCCCTACGATGGCCATAAAATCCTATTTAAAATGTTGCAAGATGCCGCCAAAAAAGGCAAAGGTACGCTTAAATGGTTTCCTAATACAGTCGTCAAAGATTTAGACATTTCCGGGAATCAAATTAAAGGCGCGATCGCGATTCAGCATCAACCAGCAACAGGTACTCCTCCGATTAACGCTGAACCTCTTTCTCAAACCATCGAAGATGCCTATCGATACGAAAATTCCGCACGATTTAATAAAACCATTATTCGCTTCACCCCCAAGCAGTCAAATAAACCTCAGCAAACAGCTAAATCGGCTAATTGGTATGTCATAGATGCCACCGAAACAGGTGAATTAATCGGTCTCGCAGACGTTCCCTACCGCCTGGGGATTGACCCCCGTTCCTATCTAGAACCTTCTTCAGCAAGTCCTAATGGCGATCCTTATTGTACTCAAGGTTTTACCTATACCTTTGCAATGCAGGCAACTAAGGAACCCCAGACCCATCAACTACCCTCATTCTATCAACAATATGCTCCCTACTACAGCTATGAATTGCAGCGATTAGCTAGTTTTCCCCTAGTATTCACCTACCGCCAAATTTTTAGCACTAAACCAGATCAAAAACGACCTCCAAACCCTAGAGACTTTCCCATCTATCCGGGCGATATCTCCATGCAAAACTGGACTTGGGGTAACGATTATCGGCCTGGAACTTCCACAGATAACCTGATCTATACTCGCGAACAATTGCAAGCCACAGGTCAATTGCAACCGGGAGGCTGGATGGGCGGCTTACGGACAGAAACTTTGCGACGTGGTGAAGAAAATGCCCAAGGATTTTTCTATTGGCTAGCTGTAGGTACAACTGATTCACAATTAGGCAATGGCGTGAAAAAGCCTTACCCAAATCTCAAATATTTGACGGGTTTAGATTCGCCGATGGGAACAGTACATGGGCTTTCTAAATATCCTTATATGCGGGAGGGAAGGAGAATAATTGGACGGCCAAGTTTGGCTCAACCGCAAGGTTTTACTGTGTGGGAAGTAGATATGTCTCGCAATAACTTTGCGACTGATTTTTATCGCCAAAATCTATCTCCCGAACAGTATCGCGATTTGTGGTTAGCTTTGGGTGGTTTAGATGCACCTGCTTTGGCTGTGGGAGATCTATCTGTGGAGGAAACAAAGCCGCGATCGCGCTCTTTTATTTATCCTGATTCTGTGGGAATTGGTCACTATGCGATCGACTTTCACCCCTGTATGACTAATAGCCCCCCAGAAGCACCCGGTAATACTGAACGCGAAGGAACTCGCAAGGGTCAAGGTGAAGCTTATCCCTTCCAAATTCCGCTCAGAGCATTGATTCCGCAGAAAATTGATAATATGTTAGTTGCAGGGAAAAGTATTGCTACTAGCCACACTGCGGCCGCTGCTTATCGCGTACATTCTTTTGAATGGTCTTCGGGTGCAGCGGCCGGAACTACTGCTAGTTTTGCCCTAGAAAAGGGGATTCTGCCTTATCAATTGGTGGATGAATTACCTTCTTATGAGCCTGATTTGGAAGCGCTGCAACGGCGGTTAGAGCAACAGAAAAACCAGATTGCTTTTCCCGGAACTTCGATTTTCAATAGTTCTTGGCAAAAGTGGAAGTAA
- a CDS encoding response regulator, which yields MPKKAILCVDDERMILSCLRDQLTHHFGNLYSYEFAESADEALEVIEELNQDGVDILIIVSDWLMPNMKGDEFLIKVHQQFPNIVTVLLTGQADEEAIERARKYANLHRYLPKPWDKATLIEALESGLGGIES from the coding sequence ATGCCAAAGAAAGCTATTTTATGTGTAGATGATGAAAGAATGATTTTGAGCTGTTTGAGAGATCAACTCACTCATCATTTTGGCAATCTCTATAGTTATGAATTTGCAGAAAGTGCTGATGAAGCGCTGGAAGTCATAGAGGAATTAAATCAAGATGGAGTTGATATTCTGATTATTGTGTCTGATTGGCTAATGCCGAATATGAAAGGGGATGAATTTTTAATTAAAGTCCATCAGCAATTCCCCAATATTGTGACGGTACTTTTGACGGGTCAAGCCGATGAAGAAGCAATAGAAAGAGCTAGAAAATATGCTAATCTACATCGGTATTTACCTAAGCCTTGGGATAAAGCGACTTTAATAGAAGCTCTCGAATCTGGCTTAGGGGGAATTGAATCCTAG
- a CDS encoding protein kinase domain-containing protein: MDISGYQILNQIYESTNSLVYRGIREQDCQAVILKVLKQHYAAPGEVIRYKQEYEIAQRLNIEGVVKVYSLESYDQNLVLILEDFGGSSLAELTRQTDGNRTLLSLQKILQIAIQITEVLSEIHAANVIHRDINPSNIIFNPQTEQIKIIDFGIATIFSKFNPFLKNPNVLEGTLAYMSPEQTGRMNRSLDYRTDFYSLGVTLYELLTGQLPFTTTDALELVHCHIAKQPIAAHEINPAIPPNISEILMKLMAKTAEERYQSTWGIQIDLVCSLMQLEANGEIEHLIPGENDISAKFQIPQKLYGREAEIHSLLAAFERVAEGEKQQTSSLPGSNFDLHLPEIMLLVGAAGIGKSALAAEIYKPITEKRGYFIRGNFDKFQRNIPYSALIDAFQALVGQLLMESKTELKIWQEKILAAFNGNGQVIIDAIPQLELIVGKQPPVPELGTKESQNRFSIIFQKFIRLFGSEEHPLVIFLDDLQWVDVATLNLIERIMMDADTQYLFLIGAYRLQEVNPNHPLMMTIETLHKQEITVNEIALAPLALEHITDLIVDTLQSERGKVKPLAELVLSKTGGNPFFVNEFLKMLATEKLINFNLECLSWEWDISQIKAMDITDNLVELIVSKLKKLPVSTQQILGVAAYVGRKFDLNTLSIICEKSPPEIFKRLMLAVESELIIPNSELDEQLLIQDYKFGHDWVQQAAYSLIKDLPVKFPRLLTKSAAVNRIVDKIPLPVNRTTGPRSSGEVLDLAAVMKASQAIASEIELDKLLAALMKIMIQIAGAQIGYLILETDGQMLIEASGKIDLEQIAVLQSISIENIVSVSIINYVARTRETVVQNNAAERGKFTNDPFIKEHQSKSLLCTPLLNRGQLSGILYLENNLTTGVFTPDRLEILQMLSGQAAIAIANAKLYTEVRESERRMAQFLEAMPVGVSVHDATGEIYYANQKAEYLLGIAASPRAKSEQLVEVYQVYQAGSDELYHTEKLPIVRALRGESVKVDDLEIHHPDKVVPLEVSTTPIFDETGKIVYGIAAFQDITERKQSENLLAEYNQTLERKVEERTQELQQEIAERRRTEAALYKSEAENRAILSAIPDLMFRVNSDGIYLGFIATNELVSLLPSDYNPIGKHISDFLPPEVSQRHLENLKQTLATGKGQIYEQQIVIDGTLQYEEVRVVVSGPNEALFMIRNISDRKRAVEALRKKNEELIAALQQLKAAQQELIQAEKMAALGQLIAGVAHEINTPLGAIRASIGNITNALNNSLKQLPQIIQKLSPERQADFFALLEAARENEEILSFREERQLKRTLKKELENQNIDESETIADTLVKLGFSQEIAPFITLFQQQDNTFILDTVYNLYLQHNNSRNIVLAVERASKIVFSLKSYARHNKSDEMTTATVKDGIDVVLTIYQNHLKQRIEVIKNYEEVPPILCYPEELNQVWTNLIHNAIHAMNNKGTLEISVMEQNHNIVVQFTDSGSGIPPEIQPRIFEPFFTTKAAGEGSGLGLDIVKRIIDKHQGNIEVDSQPGRTVFRVYLPIR; this comes from the coding sequence ATGGATATTTCTGGCTACCAGATTCTTAATCAAATTTATGAAAGTACCAATTCTCTGGTTTACCGAGGTATCCGAGAACAGGATTGCCAAGCCGTTATCCTCAAAGTTCTTAAACAGCACTACGCCGCACCAGGGGAAGTAATTCGATATAAGCAAGAGTATGAAATTGCCCAAAGATTGAATATTGAAGGCGTAGTTAAAGTTTATAGTTTAGAATCTTATGACCAGAATCTAGTCTTAATCCTTGAAGATTTTGGGGGTTCATCTTTGGCGGAATTAACAAGACAAACAGATGGCAATAGAACGTTATTGTCGTTACAGAAAATTCTTCAAATCGCCATCCAAATCACTGAAGTTTTATCTGAAATTCATGCAGCTAACGTTATTCATCGAGATATCAACCCCTCCAATATTATCTTTAATCCCCAAACCGAGCAAATAAAAATCATTGATTTTGGTATTGCCACAATTTTCAGCAAATTTAATCCTTTCCTGAAAAATCCTAATGTTTTAGAAGGCACTTTAGCCTATATGTCGCCGGAACAAACAGGGCGGATGAATCGCTCCCTCGATTATCGCACAGACTTTTACTCCCTTGGCGTTACCCTGTACGAATTATTAACAGGACAACTCCCTTTTACTACAACTGATGCTCTGGAATTAGTACACTGTCACATTGCCAAACAGCCTATCGCTGCTCATGAAATTAATCCAGCAATACCGCCAAATATTTCCGAAATTCTGATGAAATTGATGGCAAAAACTGCTGAAGAGCGATACCAAAGTACCTGGGGTATCCAAATAGATTTAGTATGTAGCTTGATGCAGTTAGAGGCGAATGGGGAAATTGAACATCTCATCCCTGGTGAAAATGATATTTCAGCCAAGTTTCAAATACCTCAAAAACTGTATGGCAGAGAGGCAGAAATTCACAGCTTACTTGCAGCTTTTGAGCGAGTAGCAGAAGGCGAAAAACAACAAACATCATCTCTTCCGGGTTCAAATTTTGATTTACATCTTCCTGAAATAATGCTATTAGTAGGTGCTGCCGGAATCGGAAAATCCGCCCTAGCTGCCGAGATTTATAAACCTATTACAGAAAAGCGTGGTTATTTCATTAGGGGAAATTTCGATAAATTTCAGCGCAATATTCCCTATAGTGCTTTGATCGATGCTTTTCAAGCATTGGTGGGGCAATTGTTAATGGAGAGTAAAACCGAGCTTAAAATTTGGCAAGAAAAAATTTTAGCCGCATTTAATGGCAATGGTCAAGTTATAATTGATGCGATACCCCAACTAGAGCTAATTGTCGGTAAGCAGCCACCAGTGCCAGAATTGGGCACAAAAGAATCGCAAAATCGCTTCAGTATAATCTTTCAAAAATTTATTCGTTTATTTGGTTCAGAAGAGCATCCATTAGTGATATTTCTAGATGATTTGCAGTGGGTGGATGTAGCCACTTTAAATTTAATTGAACGCATAATGATGGATGCTGATACCCAATACTTATTTTTAATTGGAGCATATCGGCTTCAGGAAGTCAATCCCAATCATCCTTTAATGATGACGATTGAGACACTACATAAGCAAGAGATAACTGTCAATGAGATTGCCTTAGCACCCTTAGCGCTAGAGCATATTACTGATTTAATTGTTGACACTTTGCAGAGTGAAAGAGGGAAAGTAAAACCTTTGGCAGAATTAGTATTGTCTAAAACTGGGGGCAATCCTTTCTTTGTTAATGAATTTCTGAAAATGCTCGCTACAGAAAAATTGATAAATTTCAATTTAGAATGCCTGAGTTGGGAATGGGATATTAGTCAAATTAAGGCAATGGATATTACTGACAATCTGGTGGAGTTAATAGTTAGTAAGTTAAAGAAATTGCCAGTATCGACGCAGCAGATTTTAGGGGTGGCAGCTTATGTGGGTAGAAAGTTTGACTTAAACACCCTATCTATTATCTGTGAAAAATCACCGCCAGAAATTTTTAAACGCTTAATGCTAGCAGTTGAGTCCGAGTTAATTATACCTAACTCAGAGTTAGATGAACAACTATTAATTCAAGATTATAAATTTGGTCATGATTGGGTACAACAAGCAGCCTATAGCTTAATTAAAGATTTACCCGTAAAATTTCCCCGTTTACTAACTAAATCGGCAGCCGTTAATAGGATTGTGGATAAAATTCCCCTACCTGTGAATAGAACAACAGGCCCTCGCTCGTCAGGTGAAGTTTTAGATTTAGCCGCAGTCATGAAAGCTTCCCAAGCTATTGCTAGTGAAATTGAGTTGGATAAGTTATTAGCTGCTTTGATGAAGATTATGATTCAGATTGCGGGGGCTCAAATTGGCTATTTAATTTTAGAAACTGATGGTCAAATGCTGATTGAAGCTTCTGGGAAGATAGATTTAGAACAAATTGCCGTTTTGCAATCAATTTCTATTGAAAATATCGTGTCTGTATCCATTATCAATTATGTCGCTCGGACGAGAGAAACAGTAGTTCAAAATAATGCGGCAGAGCGGGGTAAATTTACCAACGATCCATTTATCAAAGAACATCAAAGTAAGTCTCTATTATGTACGCCGTTGCTAAATAGAGGTCAACTTAGTGGGATTTTATATCTGGAAAACAATCTAACTACTGGTGTTTTTACTCCCGACAGGTTAGAAATATTACAAATGTTATCTGGGCAAGCTGCGATCGCGATCGCCAATGCTAAACTTTATACAGAGGTTCGCGAAAGTGAAAGGCGGATGGCTCAATTCCTAGAAGCGATGCCCGTAGGCGTATCTGTTCACGATGCCACTGGAGAGATTTATTATGCTAATCAGAAAGCAGAATATTTACTTGGAATAGCGGCTTCGCCAAGAGCGAAAAGTGAACAATTGGTAGAGGTTTATCAAGTGTATCAAGCGGGAAGTGATGAATTATATCATACAGAAAAGTTGCCAATTGTGCGAGCGCTCAGAGGTGAAAGTGTTAAAGTTGACGATCTCGAAATTCATCATCCTGATAAAGTTGTTCCTTTGGAAGTTTCTACTACCCCAATCTTTGATGAAACTGGGAAAATTGTCTATGGCATCGCCGCATTTCAAGACATTACAGAACGCAAACAATCTGAAAATTTATTAGCAGAATACAATCAAACTTTAGAGCGAAAAGTAGAAGAGCGCACCCAAGAATTACAGCAGGAAATCGCAGAGCGCAGGCGCACAGAAGCAGCCCTCTACAAAAGTGAAGCGGAAAATCGTGCTATACTTTCTGCCATACCCGATTTGATGTTTAGAGTTAACTCAGATGGCATTTATTTGGGTTTTATCGCTACTAACGAACTGGTTAGTTTATTGCCATCAGATTATAACCCAATTGGCAAGCATATATCGGATTTTTTGCCGCCAGAAGTTTCTCAGCGCCATCTAGAAAATCTGAAACAAACTTTAGCTACAGGAAAAGGTCAAATTTACGAACAGCAAATTGTGATTGATGGTACGCTACAATATGAAGAAGTACGGGTGGTAGTGAGTGGGCCTAATGAAGCACTATTTATGATTCGGAATATCAGCGATCGCAAACGAGCTGTAGAAGCTCTACGCAAAAAAAATGAAGAATTGATCGCTGCTCTCCAACAACTCAAAGCCGCTCAACAAGAACTAATTCAAGCCGAAAAAATGGCTGCTCTCGGACAACTAATTGCGGGCGTAGCCCACGAAATCAATACGCCTTTGGGAGCGATCCGCGCCTCTATTGGGAATATCACTAATGCTCTCAATAATTCACTTAAACAACTCCCACAAATTATTCAAAAACTATCTCCTGAAAGACAAGCCGATTTTTTTGCTTTATTAGAAGCCGCCAGAGAAAACGAGGAAATACTTTCATTTAGAGAAGAAAGGCAGTTAAAACGCACTCTCAAAAAAGAATTAGAAAATCAAAATATTGATGAGTCAGAAACTATTGCAGATACTTTAGTTAAGCTAGGTTTTTCCCAAGAGATCGCTCCGTTTATAACATTATTTCAACAACAAGACAACACTTTTATTTTAGATACAGTCTATAACTTATATCTACAACATAACAACAGCCGGAATATTGTGCTAGCTGTAGAAAGAGCATCTAAAATAGTCTTTTCACTCAAAAGTTACGCCCGTCATAATAAATCTGATGAAATGACCACTGCCACTGTGAAAGATGGCATAGATGTGGTTTTAACTATTTATCAAAATCACCTCAAGCAGAGAATTGAAGTGATCAAAAACTATGAGGAAGTCCCACCGATTCTTTGTTATCCTGAAGAGTTGAACCAAGTTTGGACAAATCTCATTCATAATGCTATTCACGCAATGAATAATAAGGGAACGTTAGAGATATCCGTTATGGAGCAAAATCATAATATAGTAGTACAATTCACTGATTCCGGTTCTGGTATCCCGCCAGAAATCCAACCGCGAATATTTGAACCCTTTTTTACGACTAAGGCTGCTGGCGAAGGTAGTGGATTGGGTTTGGATATTGTCAAGAGAATTATTGACAAACATCAGGGTAATATTGAGGTAGACAGCCAACCAGGTCGGACTGTGTTTAGAGTGTATTTACCGATTAGATAA